GCTAGCTGCTGATTATAAAATGGGCGCGAATAGATGCGCGGCATCGCCGCCCGAAAGAATGCCGCCACACCGCCTGCGTCTAGCGCCTGCGCCCACCCAGCCCCCACATCGCTAAGCCACGCATCTACGCGGGCCGTGGTGTTGGCCAGCACCAGCTTTGTTACCCGCTGGCTATGTGTCAGCGCCAGGCGCAGTGCCACTTGCCCGCCATAAGAGATGCCTACTACATGTGCACTAGCTAGCCCGAGGTGATCTAGGAGCGATAGCGCCACCTCAGCCTGCAACTCTTGCCCATAGGCCTGTTTCATTCTGCTTGATTTACCCTGGTCAAGAAAATCTAGGAGCAACAAGCGATTGTGCCGCGCAAAAACGGGTATAAAGGGCTCCCAACTAGCTGTGCTCATAAAAACCCCATTGAGTATGAGTAAAGGGCTGCCTTCGCCGTGGTCCTCATAGAAGACTTGTTGGCCCGCAAAAAGGAAGTATGGCACGACAATTACCTCCTAGCTAGATATCCCAAGCTCTTGGCCTCACTCACCAGCCGTTCACGAAAATTTGGGTGGGCTATGGCAATTAGCCGCCGCACCCGCTCACGCACATCAGTCCCGCGCAGAGCCGCGATGCCGTATTCGGTAACGACATAATCGACGTCATTGCGCGAGAGCGAGACTATGGCCCCGGGCTTTAGAGTCGACACTATCTTTGATATCTCTTCGCTCTCCCCCGTTTGTTTGTTGTTTACTTGTGCGGTCGAATAGAGGGCAATAAATGACCGCCCGTTTTTGGCGCGCTGGGCTCCTACGGCCGTATCTGTTTGTCCGCCTGTGCCACTGTACTGCACAGGCCCGATCGATTCGGAGCAGCACTGTCCCGTAAGGTCGACCTCTAGCGTGGTGTTGATGGAGACCTGATTATCGTTCAGACCGATTACTGCTGGGTCATTAACATAGCCACCATCTAAAACGATAACAGAAGGGTTATCATCAACAAAGTCATATAGCTCCCTTGTGCCGAGGGCAAAGCAGCAAACCGACTTGCCAGGATGGAGAGTTTTGCGTTTATTGGTGACCACCCCGGCCTTAATAAGCCTCATTAACCCTGTGGTCAGCATTTCAGTATGAATGCCCAGATGTTTCTTTGCTAGCAGCGAGGCAGCCACGGCATTGGGTATGCCCCCAATGCCCAGTTGCAAACAATCGCCGTCGTTGACCATGGCCGCAATATACTGCCCTATCGCTAAATCTTTGTCACTAGGAGGCGTTTCTGGCAGTTCCGGAATGTCGTAATCAACCTCGATGAAGTAATCAACGTCATCTACATGCACCTCGCAGTCGCCAAAAGTGCGGGGCAGCTTGGGGTTGACCTCGATAATGACAAGATCGGCTGCGGCGAGCATGGCCTTTTCGTAGACATTGCTCAAGGAGAGAGAAATGTACCCGTGTTTATCGGGCCTAGTGCCCGTGCCTACAAATATTTGCGGGCCTACGTGTGCCAGGCGCTTGCTGCTGGCCAAATGGAGGTGATTGGGTATAAATGATATATGGCCGTGCGCATGCATCTTACGCATCGCCCCTGTAAAGAACCAGCCCGCCATACGAAAGGTGTCTGTGTAGGCAGGGTTCATAAAATACTCGGCACTTAGCATCGGCAGGCAAGTCGTCACATTGACCTGGCTGACCCGCGAGGCAATGGTGTGCAACTCGGCCAAAAAGGCCCTGGCCTCTGCCGCAGCTAGGCCCGTCACAATTACATCGCCTGATTTAACTAAGCCTAATGCCTGCGAAACGGTAACCACTTTAGAGGAATAACTATACATGTGAGGCCCTCCTCCTTTTCTCTAACCCAAGAAGGTCTGCATGGCTTGCAGTAGCGCAGGTAGATTGTCCGTCAGTGGTGAGTGTCCGCATTCGGGTATGATCAGCAGGGTAGCCAACTGCCCCAGCAAGGACGCTGTCGCCATGCTTTCTGCCGCCGGCACCACTAAGTCATTCTCCCCATGCAAGAGCAGTACGGGGGATATAATTTGCCGCAGGCGATTGCTACCCATACAGACTCCATTATCTTGGTCGGTCATGTTGAAAGTGACCAAAGCATAATCTATGTCCACTAGGTTCCGTTGCTTCAGCATGCCATCTAGGTAGCGCTCATATCTCTCGTAGCTCGGTTTATTTCTCGTGTAAATGAGTGAATCCCAAACAAAACGCAAGAAGGCCCTATTTTCTGCCGCATAGGCCTGCAAAATTGGTAAGACCTGTACTGCGTCATTGGCTATTTCAGCTCTAGTTTTCAATTGTTCGCTTAAAATGGCCTGCCCGAAAGCATCCTTGCGATACATGGGGTAGCCCTTTACGCCCACCGAATCGATCAGGACAACCTTTTCGACTGCCTGTGGGTAGGCAGCAGCCAATTCAAGCGCTACACCGCCCCCAGTTGACCAACCGACAACTGCATAGGCGTCTAGCCCTAGTAGCCGCGCCGCCTCCGCGATGTCTGTTGCTAAATCCTGCAAGGAAGTTATCGCTCTGTGGTAGGTGGAGTCGCCAAAACCTCTTAAAT
This sequence is a window from Bacillota bacterium. Protein-coding genes within it:
- a CDS encoding alpha/beta hydrolase; the protein is MPYFLFAGQQVFYEDHGEGSPLLILNGVFMSTASWEPFIPVFARHNRLLLLDFLDQGKSSRMKQAYGQELQAEVALSLLDHLGLASAHVVGISYGGQVALRLALTHSQRVTKLVLANTTARVDAWLSDVGAGWAQALDAGGVAAFFRAAMPRIYSRPFYNQQLAWLRRRELGFAQNFSPAVAQATLRLLASAENVNLVSSLPEVVVDTLLISAEYDEVTPIEMQAEMLSRLPRALHVTIPACGHASMYEKPREFSLVVLGFVNNNLDLNIVRQ
- a CDS encoding 4-hydroxybutyrate--acetyl-CoA CoA transferase, whose amino-acid sequence is MYSYSSKVVTVSQALGLVKSGDVIVTGLAAAEARAFLAELHTIASRVSQVNVTTCLPMLSAEYFMNPAYTDTFRMAGWFFTGAMRKMHAHGHISFIPNHLHLASSKRLAHVGPQIFVGTGTRPDKHGYISLSLSNVYEKAMLAAADLVIIEVNPKLPRTFGDCEVHVDDVDYFIEVDYDIPELPETPPSDKDLAIGQYIAAMVNDGDCLQLGIGGIPNAVAASLLAKKHLGIHTEMLTTGLMRLIKAGVVTNKRKTLHPGKSVCCFALGTRELYDFVDDNPSVIVLDGGYVNDPAVIGLNDNQVSINTTLEVDLTGQCCSESIGPVQYSGTGGQTDTAVGAQRAKNGRSFIALYSTAQVNNKQTGESEEISKIVSTLKPGAIVSLSRNDVDYVVTEYGIAALRGTDVRERVRRLIAIAHPNFRERLVSEAKSLGYLARR
- a CDS encoding alpha/beta hydrolase, translating into MNNDAVGHIALANGEVLTYRTAGQGRKAVVLLHGNMSSSLHFDLLLESLADDYKLYAFDLRGFGDSTYHRAITSLQDLATDIAEAARLLGLDAYAVVGWSTGGGVALELAAAYPQAVEKVVLIDSVGVKGYPMYRKDAFGQAILSEQLKTRAEIANDAVQVLPILQAYAAENRAFLRFVWDSLIYTRNKPSYERYERYLDGMLKQRNLVDIDYALVTFNMTDQDNGVCMGSNRLRQIISPVLLLHGENDLVVPAAESMATASLLGQLATLLIIPECGHSPLTDNLPALLQAMQTFLG